In Sphingobacterium zeae, one genomic interval encodes:
- a CDS encoding cold-shock protein, with amino-acid sequence MQEGKVKFFNETKGFGFIIPNSGESEIFVHVSGLVDKVRENDSVSYEVEQGRKGLNAVNVRVI; translated from the coding sequence ATGCAAGAAGGTAAAGTAAAATTCTTTAATGAGACCAAAGGTTTCGGTTTCATCATCCCTAACTCAGGCGAGAGCGAAATTTTTGTTCACGTTTCTGGATTAGTAGACAAAGTTCGTGAGAATGATAGTGTATCTTACGAAGTTGAACAAGGCCGTAAAGGTCTTAATGCGGTAAATGTAAGAGTTATCTAA
- a CDS encoding DUF4295 domain-containing protein: MAKKAVASLQKGGGKEFTKVIITTKSAKTGAYTFKEGMVHNDKVKDVVAAAQK, translated from the coding sequence ATGGCAAAGAAAGCAGTTGCATCGTTACAAAAAGGTGGCGGTAAAGAATTTACAAAGGTTATTATTACTACTAAATCTGCAAAAACTGGCGCGTATACTTTCAAAGAAGGTATGGTTCACAATGATAAAGTGAAAGACGTAGTTGCAGCAGCTCAAAAATAA
- the ftsY gene encoding signal recognition particle-docking protein FtsY, producing MGLFDFFKKKPQTQEEEQALDKGLEKTKEGFLSKITKAVVGKSTVDDDVLDNLEEVLVTSDVGVTTTLKIIDRIQARVARDKYVSTSELNNLLKEEIQTLLAENNSADFEHFNYGEHKPYVIMVVGVNGVGKTTTIGKLAHQLKQAGSKVVLGAADTFRAAAVDQLKLWGERVGVRVVAQAMGSDPASVAYDTVKSAVANGEDVCIIDTAGRLHNKVGLMHELTKIKNVMQKVVPGAPHEILLVLDASTGQNAIEQCTQFTQATDVNALALTKLDGTAKGGVVIGISDQFKIPVKYIGVGEKIGDLQLFNKKEFVDSLFK from the coding sequence ATGGGATTATTTGATTTTTTTAAGAAAAAACCGCAAACACAAGAAGAAGAACAGGCCTTAGATAAGGGTTTGGAAAAGACAAAGGAAGGCTTTTTATCCAAGATTACAAAAGCTGTAGTTGGTAAGTCAACTGTAGACGACGATGTATTGGATAATCTGGAAGAAGTTTTAGTTACTTCTGATGTGGGGGTTACGACGACTTTAAAAATCATTGATCGCATACAAGCCCGTGTTGCCCGAGATAAATACGTTTCTACTTCAGAGCTAAATAATCTCTTGAAGGAGGAAATTCAAACGTTACTGGCAGAGAACAATAGCGCTGATTTCGAACATTTCAATTATGGTGAGCATAAGCCCTATGTTATTATGGTTGTGGGTGTTAATGGGGTTGGTAAAACAACAACTATTGGCAAACTGGCTCATCAGCTGAAGCAAGCTGGCAGCAAAGTTGTATTGGGTGCTGCGGATACCTTTCGTGCTGCAGCCGTTGATCAACTTAAATTATGGGGCGAGCGTGTTGGCGTTCGTGTTGTCGCTCAGGCCATGGGGTCAGACCCTGCTTCAGTGGCTTATGATACCGTAAAATCCGCTGTCGCAAATGGTGAAGATGTCTGTATCATAGATACGGCAGGGCGCTTGCATAATAAGGTTGGCTTAATGCATGAGCTAACTAAGATCAAGAATGTTATGCAAAAGGTTGTTCCAGGGGCTCCACATGAAATCTTGTTGGTTTTGGATGCCTCGACAGGGCAAAATGCCATTGAGCAGTGTACACAATTTACGCAAGCAACAGATGTGAACGCCTTAGCATTGACGAAGCTTGATGGAACAGCTAAGGGGGGCGTAGTTATCGGTATATCCGATCAATTTAAGATCCCCGTGAAATATATTGGTGTAGGAGAGAAAATTGGTGATCTTCAGTTGTTTAACAAAAAGGAATTTGTAGACTCCCTTTTTAAATAG
- the rpmB gene encoding 50S ribosomal protein L28 yields the protein MSRICDLTGKAALTGNNVSHSNVKTKRKFYPNLQTKRFYIPEEDRWITLKVSTSAIKTINKNGITAAINKFIVKGSI from the coding sequence ATGTCAAGAATTTGTGATTTAACAGGCAAAGCGGCGTTAACAGGGAATAACGTTTCTCACTCAAACGTTAAAACTAAACGTAAATTCTATCCAAATTTACAAACTAAACGTTTTTACATTCCAGAAGAAGATCGTTGGATTACGTTGAAAGTATCTACTTCTGCTATCAAGACTATCAACAAGAACGGGATTACAGCAGCGATCAATAAATTTATCGTTAAAGGCTCAATCTAA
- the rimO gene encoding 30S ribosomal protein S12 methylthiotransferase RimO translates to MKTKYAKPAPLVNKPRVNVVTLGCSKNIHDSEVLMGQLKGNQMEVVHEASNIQANDIVVINTCGFIDNAKQESIDAILQYSDLKEQGKINKVIVTGCLSERYKPELQSEIPNVDAFFGTNDLPDLLSSIGADYRHELLGERLLTTPSHFSYFKIAEGCNRPCSFCAIPLMRGKHVSKSIDDLVKEAKFLASNGTKELILIAQDLTYYGLDIYGKRNLSDLMRHLSDVDGIEWIRLQYAYPSGFPMDILDAMNERSNICNYLDMPLQHISDPMLKSMRRGTTKQKQIDLVNAIRDKVPDIALRTTLICGYPGETEQDFQEMLDWVEETRFDRLGCFTYSHEEKTHAHTLEDNVPQEVKEERVEAIMEVQQGISYDINQSKVGHTYKVLVDRIDGDYFIGRTEYDSPEVDNEVLIPAADSYARIGDFVQVKIDRAEDFDLYGEIVRK, encoded by the coding sequence ATGAAGACAAAATACGCGAAACCAGCCCCGTTGGTTAATAAACCACGTGTCAATGTGGTGACCTTGGGCTGTTCGAAAAATATTCACGATAGTGAAGTTCTGATGGGCCAGTTGAAAGGCAATCAGATGGAAGTTGTTCATGAAGCATCAAATATACAGGCGAATGATATTGTCGTGATCAATACCTGCGGTTTTATTGATAATGCCAAGCAGGAATCTATTGACGCCATCTTGCAATATTCGGATCTAAAAGAACAAGGAAAAATCAATAAAGTGATCGTTACCGGCTGCCTTTCAGAACGGTATAAACCAGAGCTGCAGTCTGAAATCCCGAATGTTGATGCTTTTTTCGGTACGAACGATCTGCCGGATCTATTGTCTTCCATTGGTGCTGATTATCGGCATGAATTGCTCGGTGAGCGACTATTGACAACACCTTCTCATTTTTCTTATTTTAAAATTGCCGAGGGGTGTAACCGCCCATGTTCTTTCTGTGCAATTCCTTTGATGCGTGGTAAGCACGTTTCCAAGTCCATTGACGATCTGGTTAAAGAAGCTAAATTCCTTGCTTCGAACGGTACCAAAGAATTAATTTTAATAGCACAGGATCTAACTTATTATGGCCTCGACATCTATGGCAAGCGTAATCTTTCTGATCTCATGCGTCATTTATCTGATGTCGATGGTATCGAATGGATCAGACTGCAGTACGCCTATCCTTCGGGGTTCCCAATGGATATTTTGGACGCCATGAATGAACGTTCAAATATCTGTAATTACTTGGATATGCCACTGCAACATATATCTGATCCGATGTTGAAGTCTATGCGCAGAGGTACAACAAAACAGAAACAGATAGATCTTGTCAATGCAATACGTGACAAAGTTCCGGATATCGCCTTGCGTACAACATTAATTTGTGGTTATCCAGGTGAAACTGAACAGGACTTTCAGGAGATGTTAGACTGGGTTGAAGAGACTCGTTTTGACAGGTTAGGTTGTTTTACTTATTCTCACGAAGAAAAAACACACGCACATACTTTGGAGGATAATGTGCCCCAGGAAGTAAAAGAGGAGCGTGTCGAAGCGATCATGGAAGTACAGCAAGGGATTTCTTATGATATCAATCAGTCTAAGGTTGGTCATACTTATAAAGTGCTGGTTGATCGTATAGACGGCGATTACTTTATTGGCCGCACAGAATACGACTCCCCGGAGGTTGACAATGAGGTCTTGATTCCTGCTGCAGATTCTTATGCACGTATTGGTGATTTTGTTCAGGTAAAAATCGACCGTGCCGAAGATTTCGATCTATATGGTGAAATTGTAAGGAAATAA
- the rpmG gene encoding 50S ribosomal protein L33 gives MAKKGNRVQVILECTEHKESGLPGMSRYITTKNKKNTTERLELKKFNPVLRKVTVHKEIK, from the coding sequence ATGGCTAAAAAAGGAAATAGAGTACAAGTTATCTTAGAATGTACTGAACACAAAGAAAGTGGTCTTCCGGGAATGTCTCGTTACATCACTACTAAAAACAAAAAGAACACGACTGAGCGTTTAGAGTTGAAAAAATTCAACCCAGTATTGAGAAAAGTTACTGTTCATAAAGAAATTAAGTAA
- a CDS encoding signal peptidase: MNKYLRKGIREIIIGVVLVIGGYYLMEQRSNWYKLAMLIGVIVFSAGFLTLIYRMIRKVDRDALIEMREEGHKKDKEGNAE; the protein is encoded by the coding sequence ATGAACAAATATCTTCGCAAGGGTATAAGGGAAATCATCATCGGTGTGGTACTGGTGATAGGGGGATATTATCTCATGGAACAACGCTCTAACTGGTATAAGCTCGCTATGCTGATTGGAGTAATTGTATTTAGTGCAGGCTTCCTCACTTTAATCTATCGCATGATTCGTAAGGTAGACCGAGATGCCCTTATCGAGATGCGTGAGGAAGGACATAAAAAAGATAAAGAAGGGAATGCTGAATAA
- a CDS encoding DUF805 domain-containing protein — translation MELKEVFLKVVRDNYANFEGRARRKEYWMFVLAVFVLFFALGIVGGILSVVSDTLAGLFYGIMGLAYLALLIPAIAVTVRRLHDTNKSGWFILVSLIPFVGSLYLLYLEILEGDKGPNQYGPDPKAVENASNHPFNQSQDPFGSSRTQDPFGSSQIGSSQPSNPTPPPPDKDPFA, via the coding sequence ATGGAACTTAAAGAAGTCTTTTTAAAAGTTGTTCGAGACAACTACGCTAATTTTGAGGGTAGAGCCCGTCGAAAAGAATATTGGATGTTTGTTCTCGCTGTATTTGTCTTGTTTTTTGCACTCGGCATCGTTGGCGGTATTTTGTCGGTTGTAAGCGATACCTTAGCGGGTTTGTTTTATGGTATCATGGGGTTAGCGTATTTAGCGTTATTGATTCCAGCGATAGCAGTGACCGTAAGAAGACTTCATGATACAAACAAATCGGGCTGGTTTATACTGGTTTCCTTAATTCCATTTGTTGGAAGTCTATATTTACTTTACTTAGAAATTCTAGAGGGTGATAAAGGTCCAAACCAATATGGACCAGATCCTAAGGCTGTTGAAAATGCTTCAAATCATCCTTTTAATCAAAGCCAAGATCCATTTGGTTCTTCTCGTACGCAAGATCCATTTGGAAGTTCACAAATTGGAAGTTCGCAGCCTTCAAATCCAACACCGCCGCCACCTGACAAAGATCCCTTCGCTTAA
- a CDS encoding SIMPL domain-containing protein — translation MKKIVLGLAFLGFMTQLNAQQMVNKEFVSTVGRAEEEVTPDIIYIDVTLKEFYENGNTKKKAAIDKLEKDLFDSATKAGIKKEDFTIQNIWSYNVPDKKKKDTDILLSRQYRIKVTNLNNLDQLLDGVDKAGIQSTYISEYDYSKKKELEKSLKTKAVLDAKVNAQILAEAAGQKIGKAIVLSETPQQIIFGVQPMMRNAMYKGAMEQAADSAGSGGLDLNIRPMKVTSEISASFELL, via the coding sequence ATGAAAAAAATAGTGTTAGGACTTGCCTTTTTAGGCTTTATGACTCAATTAAATGCACAACAAATGGTTAATAAAGAGTTTGTATCCACGGTGGGACGTGCAGAAGAAGAAGTAACTCCCGACATCATCTACATCGATGTGACGCTAAAAGAGTTTTATGAAAACGGTAACACCAAGAAAAAAGCTGCAATAGACAAATTAGAAAAAGATCTGTTTGATTCGGCAACAAAAGCTGGTATCAAAAAAGAAGATTTTACCATCCAAAACATCTGGAGCTACAATGTACCGGACAAAAAGAAAAAAGACACCGATATACTGCTTTCTAGACAATATCGTATTAAGGTAACCAACTTAAATAATTTGGATCAACTACTCGATGGCGTCGACAAAGCGGGTATCCAAAGTACTTATATCAGTGAGTACGATTACTCGAAGAAAAAAGAACTGGAAAAAAGCTTAAAGACCAAAGCAGTATTGGATGCCAAAGTTAATGCACAGATTTTAGCAGAAGCAGCAGGACAAAAAATCGGAAAGGCTATTGTATTGTCTGAAACACCGCAGCAGATTATCTTTGGCGTTCAGCCGATGATGCGCAATGCAATGTATAAAGGTGCAATGGAGCAAGCAGCAGATAGTGCTGGCAGTGGCGGACTTGACTTAAATATCAGACCAATGA
- a CDS encoding quinol oxidase subunit 4 codes for MKRTLALVLSAVMMISMSACYTTHHSHGHGHGRGPKKMPPGQAKKYYGERSAREFAPGQQKKKHRH; via the coding sequence ATGAAGCGTACTTTAGCATTAGTTCTTTCTGCGGTGATGATGATTTCGATGTCGGCATGTTATACAACACACCATAGTCACGGTCACGGTCATGGACGTGGACCGAAAAAAATGCCGCCAGGGCAAGCTAAAAAATACTATGGAGAACGGTCTGCACGGGAATTTGCTCCGGGGCAGCAAAAGAAAAAGCATAGACATTAA
- the recO gene encoding DNA repair protein RecO — protein MLNKTRAVVLKTTNYSESSLVAQLYTEHFGMQSYLIAGARKPKGKIKANILQPLHLLEIVATHKDNGSLQRISEARQAPALQEIPYDIVKSSLALFLNEILYKILKEQEHDSYLFEFIHQSILWLDQSHSNLANFHLVFLIKLTRFLGFYPAKSKQVLPLFQSSRSNLFK, from the coding sequence ATGCTGAATAAAACTAGAGCTGTAGTCTTAAAAACAACAAATTATTCGGAAAGTAGTCTCGTTGCCCAACTATATACCGAACATTTTGGCATGCAATCTTATCTTATTGCCGGAGCAAGGAAGCCTAAAGGAAAAATCAAGGCCAATATTCTCCAACCTTTACATTTATTGGAAATAGTCGCCACACATAAAGATAATGGTTCGCTACAACGGATCTCTGAAGCACGTCAGGCACCCGCACTGCAAGAAATACCTTATGACATCGTCAAAAGTTCGTTGGCTCTTTTTCTGAATGAGATACTTTATAAAATACTGAAGGAACAAGAACATGACAGCTACCTTTTCGAATTTATTCATCAATCTATACTGTGGCTGGATCAAAGTCATTCAAACCTCGCCAATTTTCATCTCGTCTTTTTAATAAAACTCACACGCTTCCTTGGGTTTTATCCGGCCAAATCGAAACAAGTACTCCCGCTATTTCAATCTTCACGAAGCAACCTTTTCAAATAG